In Struthio camelus isolate bStrCam1 chromosome 13, bStrCam1.hap1, whole genome shotgun sequence, the following are encoded in one genomic region:
- the HNRNPA0 gene encoding heterogeneous nuclear ribonucleoprotein A0 produces MENSQLCKLFIGGLNVQTTEAGLREHFAAYGTLTDCVVVLNPQTKRSRCFGFVTYSAVEEADAAMAASPHAVDGNAVELKRAVSREDSAKPGAHAKVKKLFVGGLKGDVGEGDLVQHFSQFGPVEKAEIIADKQSGKKRGFGFVYFQNHDAADKAAVVKFHPIQGHRVEVKKAVPKEDIQSGGGGGGGGGSSRPSRGGRGGGRGRGGGGGSGNRDHNGLSKGGGGYNSYGGYGGGGGGGGGYGSYGSGSYGGGGGGGGGDYGNGYGGFGSYSQHQSSYGPMKSGGGGGGGGGNWGGRSNSGPYRGGYGGGGYGGGSF; encoded by the coding sequence ATGGAGAACTCGCAGCTATGCAAGCTGTTCATCGGCGGCCTGAACGTGCAGACCACGGAGGCCGGGCTGCGGGAGCACTTCGCGGCCTACGGTACCCTCACCGACTGCGTGGTCGTGCTCAACCCGCAGACGAAGCGCTCCCGCTGCTTCGGCTTCGTCACCTACTCGGCGGTGGAGGAGGCCGACGCCGCCATGGCCGCCTCCCCCCACGCTGTGGACGGCAACGCGGTGGAGCTGAAGCGGGCCGTGTCCCGCGAGGACTCGGCCAAACCCGGGGCCCACGCTAAGGTGAAGAAGCTCTTTGTGGGCGGCCTCAAAGGGGACGTGGGCGAAGGGGACCTGGTGCAGCATTTCAGCCAGTTCGGCCCCGTGGAGAAGGCCGAGATCATCGCCGACAAACAGAGCGGGAAGAAGCGCGGCTTCGGCTTCGTCTATTTCCAGAACCACGACGCCGCCGACAAGGCTGCCGTGGTCAAGTTCCACCCGATCCAGGGCCATCGCGTGGAGGTCAAGAAGGCCGTGCCCAAGGAGGACATCCAGTcgggcgggggaggcggcggcggcggcggctcttcgAGGCCTTCCCGGGGAGGCAGAGGCGGAggacggggacggggcggcggcggcggttccgGCAACCGGGATCACAACGGCCTTTCCAAAGGAGGCGGCGGTTACAATAGCTACGGCGGCtacggcggaggaggcggcggcggcggcggttacGGCTCCTACGGCAGCGGCTCCTacggaggaggtggcggaggtggagGCGGCGACTACGGCAACGGGTACGGCGGGTTCGGCAGCTACAGCCAGCACCAGTCCTCCTACGGCCCCATGAAGAGCGGCGGAGGAGGTGGAGGCGGGGGCGGCAACTGGGGGGGCCGCAGTAACAGTGGACCGTACAGAGGAGGCTACGGTGGGGGAGGGTATGGAGGCGGCTCTTTCTAA